The region CTTCcttggtcttaaatataggtggcggccggagactcacagcttccacctacctttcggggagatgacagtctcgcttcaggactgtcagaagatgctaggcctaaggattcatgggaacccagtcaccgggcagtgcaggtcagagggatggagagcacgagtggaggccttccttgggcgtgagcttggcgagcaaggggctcgcacttctggagttcccatctcatggctacgtacagagttcgcacagtgccccgatgaggcagatgaggagacggttgtgtactactgccgggcgtggatcctacacctttttgcttgcgttctctttccAGACGCGACGGGTGATaatgcgtcctggatgtggatccactgcctcagtaactgggatacgtgcaggttggatcgtcagaggaacaagaagatttttgactgggagaggcaccaccagtcctacattgaggaatgggaggagatgcacgacaacctggacgacaacaacgagccgcacacgaaccgtgagttcaggcggtaccaagcttggtaccagcattCGACAAGGTGCAGGCTCAGACTACAGTGGACCAaagctgactacgccgacatcgagtcctccgacgatgaggacacgacgtacgaccggtccactcgtgcaggaaggcaggtggaggcaggaccgatcttggacagagtggtaagccaatcgacttattttgttacgtttagttacataacaatacattaggtgtTCTTGGACCGACGTTAGGAGTATTAATATTGAAAacattgttgcagggcaatacactgagaagctcagttgaagagatcgagcgcgttcggcctagagtcaatgatgactacatacttggcttcctagatgtaagattacaaatattctttcaaacaaatcattaatacgttatattctttcacttaacattgttttgtacaacagaggctgtcacgtcgtctacgcTGTGCGGCTGGTCGTTATGGTTGCAGGACAAACACGACGCATGACGTGTACGATCCTTCCGcaggaagaggagccttgggttcctctagtcaagcagctacaggggacgaggaggaggacgaggaggccgaggacgacgatgacatggacaagaggcacgatgagcttgggccctctcagctccatgacgctccatcgacttatcctacaccgcctctaggcactaggcgacgccgtccccgtgacccttacactccaggcaccagcgctctgggtcacaagggtaggggcaagagtaggagacagtgagggacgtggtagatgttactatgaactattgtatttacttatctttaattattcgggACCGTATgaatattgtggactatttgtactttgcatgacatattatgttagtTGTGATATtcattgtggttgcattatgcttgttggatgagtaaatgtttagaatatatattgatgtctctatttgtaactgtggatgcttctaatacaagactgtatcttgcgaatttttttCGTGAATCtttaatcatactatacttgtacaaagacacaaatgtagtacacagattaactataaatttattacgttTATAATCCAGGAATATTTGTACATACGCTGTGTACAAGATTCTATGCATTTCAGAGAATCTATGATTTTCATAGAATAaatatagacttttcagatacacggacatcatcgaattatcacatcactgatatagacctctcagctgcaaggacaacatgcaaggaagcacaactaaactctatctccaccatccatcttatgactgtttgatccaagggctaaggTAAAGCGGCacatggatcgctgacatggcacattgacaggcctccattcctcctcttgacctataaataaccactcactccctctcattcacacaaacaataaggaagaagaacactcctcagcatttgctttcgttgtagtaccaatgtctggagggtcgtccagagggagaggaaaggggaagaaaactacctgggggtgggagggtcctcttggtcccgatttctttgaggaagctctttatgagaggttcccagttgagagcaaaagtgatttcaccaaagaggcaccactgacaggatacgatgaaaggaaagaagagtggccaaaatgcatgcatggtgaggactgcctagtgcagatgttcaccgagggaatagatggaggtcgtcgtttcttcaaatgcccgcgagcatgggtaatttcttttactatttgtttcttcattatgtttgtcttgtatatcacttacacgacatactttttgtagtcttccttgacAGAAAAAAattgtgggttcagtaggtgggtcgatcctcgacctatttatccacatgcggagtacatctactacctacaagaccgtatctttgatctagaaagggaagttagcagcggttacaaggacgacgaacaggacgacaacaacaatggtgccgattcacaggaggcactctgcaatgatccatattgcacctgccctaaccacaagaaaaaggggtctcccccatcacccccgccaccaccaccaccaacaacgggaggctactatggagaagatgcaacacaatttgctatgtggccacactactaggatgagtttatgtttttcttgtggagaatcccaggtttaattatctaaggcatgttaggtttaattatcgaaggcatggtttaattacctaaggcatgttaggtttagtcaaagaacactatgtacccaggttcggtacctgtagtcacatgccatttaatgtgtttcgtgtgttgatttctataatatcgtatgtcgttaactgttttttgcagcacgtgttcgaATAGAAAGAAGTTTGTattattaagcggaatattaagaccattgataatgaaaacaaccacataatgaaaagttagaTACTATATcatattacacaacatattaatagtataactaagtgccgacagtagacaaaggggcaaatgcacttccaaatcctcaatctgaaacgtattgagtaagcaactcatcatccgagtaccagtcctctactacaaccctgttgctgcggctaggctcaactgcgttgctctcacctgcctgtcgcttgtagtaagcggcctccgcttcgtcTGCAGctgctgcggcctgagtgaagaacgcgtcgtcatcctcctctgcctgtaagcctACCTCTGCTagggcgatgagctcgctcagtctgccagtgtcgtcgtcagcctcctgcgcctgaatgcccgcctctgctagagagatgagctcgctcaatctgcctgtgtcgtcgtcagcctcctgcgcctgtatgcccgcctctgctaaagcaatgagctcactcagtctgccagtgtcgtcctcatcctcgtctccatcatcacacagcacaatcgatgattgaacggtgcgaccagctcgtgatctatgggcatctaacttcttctcctcatatcttgcacgagccacctctgcagcatgttctccgctgcaaccaatcccttaatgtataaaatgcaatcagttagcaactcgataatattacatttaaaaccaggcaacgaaaaaatgttttcaagcactcactggcacataatgtagcaatatgctcgtccaagacctgcatctgtactcttgtctcctcccttgcctcattccttgccctctcctcctctaacgtcgttcgcctctccaatccccatttgttaagcccaacatcgatcgggttataaataccgcgctgtctagcaaactcacacatcttttctttgtgatatttaacgaataggttgacgtagtcaggtccatatcccctcttccgtgcaattagttgcctcttcttcagttcatccaagaacttagcttgaccatcacaacattcccaactgcatttcctagtgctctgttcaaaacaaatattatatcatatatgtattaggaaaacaaacaaaatacgatttcatgtttaccagaattataacaaacctcatcatactcaatcatatggccgcaataatgacctattccaatctccgaagggactaggccatagttggattttacaccacattcgcacatgacaggaggtgctttgtagattacgcgttctttcttcttttccttaaccctccgtggttcttccggccattggttcttaggaccatacaaccacttcttgaaacgacacttcgccattgaatacacctaaataatgagacattagtacataaacacatatagctcaagattttaacacatatactttgcacttacttcatgcttgtttggacacacaaactccaacgtattctcagggtttatcacagctcgatctccgcaatcgcacagaggaggttcctcgagtcgtctaatggcggctaggtgcttctccttagccgtcattgccggagggttagggggggtggaacccaccgcttgaagtgctcacgtggatgtctccctctaaaccaatcgtcgaaaaagaggtacctaggatcaaacttttctgcaccatcgatccactgaaagaaaaagcacctctcatggtcctacacaacgagattccaataatatattagtaccatacttaaacaaataaagaaaaaggatagtacaaataatttcttacattaaaccgactacatgtgtagaagcaacgcgcggctgtgtccggatgtttcgattgaaaaacatgggccgggaaaccacaatcacagttagggacaggaaggtcagggggaacaggggcatctttgctagacgcgtcggggtataattcgcgaggacgaccccgttttcgccaaaactcctcccgaaacatttcttgcatctaacaaataggatgtaatttagcaaacataaataaaaacatcacaacaaaatatcaatgagaaccataactacaatacaatcaatttcgttataagaaccaaaagcagttaacattataccctaaacctagggtttctcatttcatccacaacaataaaacccataacataactacattcggcttggtttgctagcatTTTTCAACCCTTGAAATGAACCTaaagttgtataatacatatattgagggatacaatgaaaccctaagtgatgacgattcttaggttcaaaaatccgactaatatataccgaatcgatgcgaaaaaaacaaggaggggagcgaggataccttgctctcgaagatctacggatcaaatcaaggttttcaaggtccaatatgttgattcgtgaggtaggatgaagtggcgagaaaaaaaaccgaggagaaagaagaggaagaacgctcaggGAAGAAGGTTGGGCGGGGGTTAAAtgcaggagctcggcgccagagttagtggcgccgagctcggcgccaagatctacggcgccgagctcggcgccatccgctctggcgccgagccccttgcaggccgtttgcccgtggccaggagctcggcgccagtcagtGTGGCGCCGatctcggcgccactcactctggcgccgagccaagggtccatttctagaattctttccgccaggggtctatttaagAGAAACTTTCGGAAAAAGAgccaaaaagtaaaaaattcggcaaGCATGGAGGCTTGCTATATTTTATTCGAACCTCTCGTTTGCATACTACTAGTAAACTGAGCATCTTAAGTTGCATTTTCAATTTGGGTTCTGCTTTGCTGATGCAGAATAATTAAAGTTAATATGTCGAATGTTGTGAAGTTGTGCTGATATCGGAATCACTGCTAGCTATTAACGGCTAATTCAACTACCAACCGTTTTAGTAGCTTTACGGCACCAAGCGCTAGCCAACTCCTGATCGAATGCCGAGTTGTTGCCTCAAAGGCCCCAAGCACGCTTTAGGCGTCTCGTGGTCCTGGCCCATTGGATCACATAACTAAGAACATGACAAATCCACCGTCGTCGAATAGTCAAACAGAATAACTCCAATTTTGCAGTTGCCACCAGAAACAACGTCTACATTGGACACCAAAAATTTGTGTGGATCAACCACCACCAAGCAGCTGCTATTGGTTCCAAACTGCCGAGCTAGAAGATCCGACTGATATATTCGACCCATTTCCATAAAGGTATGACGGAAATACAAGACCCATTGATCATCTGACAAATGAACATGACCTAGAGAATTCGAGGATGCCCAATTACTAGAATAGTCCAATTTCAAGAGCGATAGAAGCCAAATTTACACCAAGGAGCAGCCTCCACCCTCTTGCAAGTATTCTCGGCCACAATGTCACACCATCACCCTCCTGGGTTGTTGGTTCCCTTTGCCATTCAAAATTTCTCTATACAAGATAGAATAGGCCATACTTCCCCCAGTTGCATAGCTACAATCACTTGTAGCTAAGCAGAACCGAGTTGATTACATGCATGATCACACGGATGCTGGTGCCATCTGATGCGGTCGTGGTGGGGAGTGTCCGCTGGTGGGCCAACTGGTTGTAGACTTGCTCAAAGATAGGTCGCACATGCACCGCGATCATCTGGTCTGCTGGGTTGATTGCCATGGCAACAtctgtcatccattgaacctttTGTGATGTCTCATTGTGAATGTCAATTGCTAGCTGCTGCAATAAGGCAAGAAGGACCCCCTGGTTAAGAGGTACTGGGGCCATTGCACATAATGCCCGCAAATCAACCTGTACAAGGGGGTATAAGCATCACAAAGCCAAAACAAGGTTGTTCTAATATGGGGAACTAGGGTCCATCTTAGCTGATCAATTTGGTGGAAGGAAGATACCTGGGAGCACAGCCACGATACTATGGAAACGTCACTCCTTTGAAGAGCCATTGTAAACGCTTCGTCAAACTTGCGTTCAGATATCAGTCTGCTAAGCTCTTTCATCGGATCTAAGGGAGCCTCAACCTATCAAAAAAGGAAGGTAGATAAATGTTTAGATGCATGATTGTTATTTCATTCTTTATATTCTAACCCAACACAAAATAATAAGAATTATCATTTTTTTTACAAGAATAAGAATTATCATTAACCGACCAATAGACATATAACAGATATGAAACTAAATACATGAAAAGGAGCAGACATATCACAAGAATgaaatgaaataaacaaatcctaATCAGCAGTGTTATTGAAAACGAAAAATTGTCTGCATCCACCTCTTGGGGGCCACCCATAGGACCATTAATGGGCTGCAAAGCACTGGTATTATGTGCCTTGGCATTCCCAGAAGTAACAAGTGCCAATAGCTTGCGATTGCCATCAAGTAACTCTGATGAAAAACTCTGGGTGATTGATGATGCAGAATTGATGGTTTCCTGGGAGTACGAGAAAAAAACAAAATACAGAAGTCATTTCTTAGCAGATGGCCGGAACGAAATGAGTATCCATCAATTGATGTTCCTATCATTTGGAACACAATTATATCAAAAGTAGGTCCTCAACTTACTTTTAGAGTTAGCGCTAACGGAGTATGTGCAGCCTCAACTTGCTGCTGAATAGCAATGGAGTGCTCAGACATTCCCTTTTGAAATGCACCATCTATTTGCTCAAACATTGTTTTGCATGTTTGCTCAAACGCTGGAACAAGCAATGATTCAAAGCTAGTACGCAAAGCATCCTGCATCCATTTAAAACCGATCAGTAGACATAGCATAGCTAAAACAAAGGCACCAAATATCATATTTCCTGAACATCTAAAGCAATCTGCAAAGATATTAATGCCTAGCAAACAGATAAAGCACGCCATGTTAAATGGGGAATAATCTGCCACTTTACAACAACTATATAAAAGGAAGATTCATACCTGAAGAGCCTGTTTTCCAGATGTATGGAACTGCATTTGGATTTGCCTGGCAAGTGTAGCTTCAAGTTTTCCAGTAACAGACTTTTCCAGCTGATTGCACACCTTGTCACCCACCCCTTTCTAAAAACAAATAATCAAATGAGGAAACATGTTCAAATTAAGCATAATAAACACAGAAGGAATTTACTAACCTGAACTGAATCATAAACAGCAGAGGTCAGGCACTTCTCAATAATAGGTGTAATTGCGCGGGCAACAATAGGTCCAAGTGAAGAAATTTCTTTCTTAAGTGACTTCTCCAGATTAGAAGGCAAGTCCTTATTTATTGAGTTCGTAATGAGAGTAACCAATTGCTGCATTCGCTCTCTATCAGCCTTTTCACGCTTAGTGTTTTCCTCCTGGAGACGAACCCAAAACGCATCAATATTAGCCTTGATCGATTTCTCTACAGCTCGCCCTAATGATGTCTCAAGTCTTTTGCCCTCCTTTGCGATGGATGCAGGAACCACAGTACTAAGCTGCTTTTCCATGTCCTTCTGCATCCCCATGAGCTGGAATACATACAAGCACAGTAAATAATAGCCTTGATACTCATATAGTGCTATCGCATTGTAACATTTAGTGAAACAAAAAACCATATAGTTAACAGGGAATTCTCCAGTCCTGTCCTACGGTAACACTAACCAAGTGTAGCATGTCAAATTTAACTGAGCATAAACACAAGTAGAATTCATCTTTCTTCCTAAAAGAAAACAATTGCTTTGCTAGTTTTGCAAGCTGACAAAAATAGAATCAAGTTGAAATGTTGAACATAATGATCCAAGTCCAGCTAAGGATTTCAAGATTGGCTTATCGATATTGTCGCCCAAAACTAGTACATACGGAGTAGAATACAATGAAACTGGattaaaataaaacaaaaattcTGCTGTTTTGAATTCAGTTTTGCAATGATCTAATTAATCTGAAATCAACTTTTTCTCAATGCAGGACATCAGGACCAAGATGAAAACAGACACGTGTAAATAGACCTCGTTTCTGTTGGTGACAGTCAGTAAAAACTTGGCCAGGGTAAAAAAAGAACAGAGAAAAAAAACTCTAATAAGGTGGGGATTGAGAAAGTAGATTTATCTACTTTTCATTCATTTCAAGCTTAATTGGGCTTGCACAGGGTTATCCCTTCTCATGAAAATAAGCTAAACCAGGGAACCTGACCATCTCCACTAAGTATAATGTTCAAGATTAGCCAGCACTTCTAGAATTTATATGATGACTACCAATAAGTTGTTGCTCTAGTAAAAGACTGTTCACATGAACATGTATTTATATAGCATTAGTACTACCTCCATGACTCCGtccccaaaagaatgcaattctagcacaatgtcacgttttagtaccttaagtttgaccaattatagataaaaaaaaagtaTCCATGTTTATGATACCAAGTAAATATCatcagattaattatgaaatgtattttcataataaattaatttaaagccataaatgtgaatattattcactaaaaacttggtcaaacatgaacCACTTTTCGTGGCACGCAacccatagttgcattcttttcaggACGGAGGTAGTATAATTTATCACTATAGTGACATTTCCTTGCAAGCAGTACCAAAGCTAGGATAGAGAGAGGTTAGGTGGCTtgcgaatttcaggctggggttaaaaaaatccccttgtctgtcccacgccaaagcacaCAAGTCTAAGGCCCGGCCCCGGTCGTGGTCGTTATCACATGGGCTACGGTGTTGCTATGTatgggtggggcaggggttcgggggttttctcgacctgcgtgagaaggtcttcttatattttttttagagagaggggagtgagggagagggaggggggagaGAAAAAGGTTGACTTAAGGTCTAAGATTAACTTCTGATATTGGCACCGCAAGCATACAAAAAATTAGGGCTGCATGGATATGATCATTTTTTCTTCGAATTAAAAATGTCTGATATGTATACCCTGCCGGCTCAAAAGATGAAATTGcagtaaatataaatataaatgggCAAGTTCACTGCAGCTGCTGCTGCAGTTCGTGAACTAAAAAGATGTACAAGACAACTGCTACAGCTGCAGCCGCTGCGGCTGCAAGCTGCAGCGAGCAGGCCCAATGTAACAATGTTGCACTAAAATGTTTAGCAATATTCTGTAAAATAAAACAGATAAAATTGTAAaaaatggataatccaataaTGTATGTGGTATTGTGCTTCACTCAGGGCAATGCAAAGTTCATACCTGTTGCAGCATCCCTTGTGTGGCAGCAGCTTCTGGGAAGGAGCTGGCAGGTAGGTATGTGGAGCTCAAAGGCTCATGTGACTCAATTGAATTGAAAGCACTCACAGGAGGAGATGGCTGACCAGATGTTTGAGGGTGCAAAACTTTCTCCTCTTTCGTAAACGAAGACGATTGCTCCCTGGAAGCAGAGGAGTAATCAATTTTCTCAGGGATTTCCACAAACTTCTTCAGAACATTGTCATCAGCAACACCAGTCTGGTCTGATGCCCGTCGATCAGATGATGACTGTGATTCTTCCACACTGTACTTATCAGTTGTAACTGAGCGCTCACTGATCATTTCAACAGTTTGCTCCAAAGAAGTCTGAGTTTTCTCCATATTCTCACAAACAATCTGAGTTTCCTTGACAGCTTCAAGTCCTAAATTTTGATCTGGTTTACTCTCATCAATATGCTTTGGTTCCACTTCTGCAACCCGAGAGCTTCTGCTGGAAATATCTTGACTTTTTCCTCCATCAGATTTGGAAACATCATTGTTTTCAGCAGACGAGAGAGTGCCCGATATAATTTCAGATGGAGTAACCAAGTGTGTAGCATTCCCTCCAACCTGAAACATCAAACGGGGATTTGGAAGCATTGGAACATCACTGTGACCATCTCTTGGTTCATCTTTTCCTAAGATATCCTTCCTAATGGGCATGGGTGTATCTGGCCTTTTCAAAGCATCACGCTCCATGTTTCTGTTTGTTGTATAGTCAAAAGCTGATTGATCTATATCACGAGTTCCAGGTGCTGGTCCTGATCCAGGAATCTCCATCTTTGGTGCAAGAGGTGCAGATGGAAGAGGCATGGAACCATCACCTTCTGAGTATGCAAGCGGTGGAGCTGATGGTTTCAGATCAAGATCTGCAGATAAATCACAAGAAATAACTACTTCTGAATTAACTGAAAGAATTAAATAAGAAAATGCAACTGCATTACCTGCAGACTGGTCAACAGTTGGTGGTTTACTCAAAGCACTGACAGAGTAAGAGTCTGTGAAACTAGTTCCTGTAGATGACTCTGTTCCTGCCATTTCCAGAGGCGCCTCGTAAACACGGGAAATAGCAGGATCTCTTCCAAACCCAGTACTATCAGCTGTAGGAGGCGAACAGAGTGATAACTCTAGACCATATTGCTGAATGG is a window of Miscanthus floridulus cultivar M001 unplaced genomic scaffold, ASM1932011v1 os_1452_1_2, whole genome shotgun sequence DNA encoding:
- the LOC136534050 gene encoding uncharacterized protein, with protein sequence MWIHCLSNWDTCRLDRQRNKKIFDWERHHQSYIEEWEEMHDNLDDNNEPHTNREFRRYQAWYQHSTRCRLRLQWTKADYADIESSDDEDTTYDRSTRAGRQVEAGPILDRVGNTLRSSVEEIERVRPRVNDDYILGFLDRLSRRLRCAAGRYGCRTNTTHDVLNCVALTCLSLVVSGLRFVCSCCGLSEERVVILLCL
- the LOC136534048 gene encoding enhancer of mRNA-decapping protein 4-like, which produces MASPSGNPNPNPNPPFEIGKLFRPPNPMPTATPNTIFPGVAGGPAGPPPPSGPYSYPPVTPPFHRGPYIHYPQDPHAMPRPVVSFPMPNPNLNPNPNANPNAAAPGPNPGVRLMQLLGNSGPTQLETAVSMPQPTSEFAQLQPLPAMPSAPPARMLSSTNSKVPRGRLLGTGERAVHDVDSRLPGEAQPPQLEVTPITKYTSDPGLVLGRQIAVNRTYIVYGLKLGNIRVLNINTALRSLLRGHTQRVTDMAFFAEDVHRLASASVDGRIYVWRIDEGPDEEKKQQITGKIEIAIQIVGEAEAYHPRICWHSHKQEILFVGIGNCVLRIDTTKVGRGKDFTVEEPVKCHLEKLIDGVRLVGKHDGDVTDLSISQWMSTRLASGSKDGTVKIWDDRKQVPLSIFKPHDGQPVYSVAFLTAPERPNHINLITAGPLNREVKIWASTNEDGWLLPSDSETWKCTQTLELVSSLEPRVEEAFFNQVAVLPQASLILLANAKKNAIYAVHVEYGPDPASTRLDYIADFTVAMPILSLTGTHESQPDGEQVVQVYCVQTMAIQQYGLELSLCSPPTADSTGFGRDPAISRVYEAPLEMAGTESSTGTSFTDSYSVSALSKPPTVDQSADLDLKPSAPPLAYSEGDGSMPLPSAPLAPKMEIPGSGPAPGTRDIDQSAFDYTTNRNMERDALKRPDTPMPIRKDILGKDEPRDGHSDVPMLPNPRLMFQVGGNATHLVTPSEIISGTLSSAENNDVSKSDGGKSQDISSRSSRVAEVEPKHIDESKPDQNLGLEAVKETQIVCENMEKTQTSLEQTVEMISERSVTTDKYSVEESQSSSDRRASDQTGVADDNVLKKFVEIPEKIDYSSASREQSSSFTKEEKVLHPQTSGQPSPPVSAFNSIESHEPLSSTYLPASSFPEAAATQGMLQQLMGMQKDMEKQLSTVVPASIAKEGKRLETSLGRAVEKSIKANIDAFWVRLQEENTKREKADRERMQQLVTLITNSINKDLPSNLEKSLKKEISSLGPIVARAITPIIEKCLTSAVYDSVQKGVGDKVCNQLEKSVTGKLEATLARQIQMQFHTSGKQALQDALRTSFESLLVPAFEQTCKTMFEQIDGAFQKGMSEHSIAIQQQVEAAHTPLALTLKETINSASSITQSFSSELLDGNRKLLALVTSGNAKAHNTSALQPINGPMGGPQEVEAPLDPMKELSRLISERKFDEAFTMALQRSDVSIVSWLCSQVDLRALCAMAPVPLNQGVLLALLQQLAIDIHNETSQKVQWMTDVAMAINPADQMIAVHVRPIFEQVYNQLAHQRTLPTTTASDGTSIRVIMHVINSVLLSYK